TACAACTTTCCAGGAAACAGGCTGTATAGTCCCACAATCAGAATAAAGGCAACACAAGCAATCACATTTTTATGTAAATATTTCTATGATTCTGTTTTCATTGAACTTTTTgaataacaaaattttaacatgtTGAGATTTCAGACTATACCACAagccaaaggaaaaaaaaaaaaagaagaaagatcaCCCAATTATTTGCTACTACACACAAAAGTTTACAATAAACAATCTCTCAACACTATCTCACAAGCTAAACCACCACAAAATCAGCTACTGCAATCAACTTCTTATGTCGGGAAATGTTTCCTTGGCAAGGTGACGGGCTGTTTTGTTTTGAGAAATGGTAAGAATCAAAATTGGaagtaaagaattcaaaattcatgaAAGAGGGTTGCTATACGTCCACTATTTACCATGAAAACAACCAAGAACCTTTGTTTTGATTACCTGAACTCCGCAGATGGTTCGGTAGTAGGTAGCAATCTGAATAATGCTTGGGGTAAATACTTTCCTTCAGAGGTTCGCAAGTTTCCGGGGAAACCAATGTGGAGTATCCCTGAATGTTCGAGCAGTTCCATGGAGACTTGGTGGTTACATCGAGAGTAATATTCAATAAGCAAATATGACGAAAACTGTCCCCTTCTATGCCTTTGAGGAGGCCTGCAACTTTTATGTTATCTCCTATGACATCTTTAAAAGTAATCCTTTCTATCACGGGGAGCGCATTTGGATCGTAAAACTCATCTGGATGCTGAGAAAAATTACTATTGAAGAATATCGCTGTGTCTACACCAACCAAAGTAACATTTGATATATAGATGTTTCTTACGTAACCACCCCTTCCACGAGCTGTTTTTAATATAATACCGGTGCTTGAATTGAAAAAATAGATATTTTCTGCATAAACTTCAGAAACACCTCCGGACATCTCACTTCCAATTGCAATCCCAGAGCTGTTTCGGTTGTGTCCAGTAAGCCGGCGGATGATAATATTTCTGCTGGGACGAGCAAATGAAATGCCATACTCATCCCACCCACTTTTGATGGAAATTAGATCATCACCAGTGCTAATGTAACAGTCTTCAATGCAAACATCATCAGAAGAATCTGGATGCATTTGATCGTATCAGTAAGAAAAAGAGTTGAAGGTTAACTTGGCAAATTGGGAAAAGTTAAAAAGAACTCACCTGGATCGATCCCGTCCGTGTTTGGTGAATCCAGAGGAGCCAGGATTGTGACATTCTGGACTATGACATGGCTGTAAATCGAGAAAATAAAGTCGACTTACTCTTGATAGTTCTGTTCTAAAACTGGTGTCATAGACAATTTGCTTACAGCATTCAAAAAAGAGCATGGGAAGACCACTAACCTGCAGTAAACCGGGTGAATGGTCCAAAATGGAGAATTCAAGAAAGTCAAGTTCGAGATTACAACGCCAGTTGAGTTCATTAATTCAACCAGATGGGGCCGAGTATAGTTCAGAGTTTTCCTTCTAAACCAGTTCCACCAAACAGAACCTTGGCCATCAATAGTGCCATTATCACCTGCATGAAGAAGCTGTGGCATCAATAGAAGAAATAAAAGGCTTACGGAAGATGATTTCTCATCAATGTTCCTAACCTGTTATGATTACATCAGTCAAATTGCGACCATATATTAAGCTTCGGTGCCTT
This window of the Gossypium arboreum isolate Shixiya-1 chromosome 12, ASM2569848v2, whole genome shotgun sequence genome carries:
- the LOC108479652 gene encoding probable polygalacturonase — translated: MKSSFSLVYLLLVLVFFSHITWAVKGNLLCKQTDIGEIRPHSVTITEFGAVGDGVTLNTKAFQNAIFYLNSFADKGGAKLFVPAGRWLTGSFDLISHLTLWLDKDAVILGSMNSDDWPVVDPLPSYGRGRELPGGRHRSLIYGRNLTDVIITGDNGTIDGQGSVWWNWFRRKTLNYTRPHLVELMNSTGVVISNLTFLNSPFWTIHPVYCSHVIVQNVTILAPLDSPNTDGIDPDSSDDVCIEDCYISTGDDLISIKSGWDEYGISFARPSRNIIIRRLTGHNRNSSGIAIGSEMSGGVSEVYAENIYFFNSSTGIILKTARGRGGYVRNIYISNVTLVGVDTAIFFNSNFSQHPDEFYDPNALPVIERITFKDVIGDNIKVAGLLKGIEGDSFRHICLLNITLDVTTKSPWNCSNIQGYSTLVSPETCEPLKESIYPKHYSDCYLLPNHLRSSARHLAKETFPDIRS